From Brassica oleracea var. oleracea cultivar TO1000 chromosome C3, BOL, whole genome shotgun sequence, a single genomic window includes:
- the LOC106333247 gene encoding uncharacterized protein LOC106333247, whose protein sequence is MRGEADTWPEMEAVARKMAEEVETESSGSSEAETESPRSVGRWGAAPVTRKTGKERVHSQVLKIREEDLCVLVEDKAANGRFVQHPRRLSFVLISRPNLPCSPLSGKVRSVNAVQL, encoded by the coding sequence ATGAGAGGAGAAGCTGATACTTGGCCAGAGATGGAGGCGGTAGCTAGGAAGATGGCGGAGGAGGTCGAGACAGAGAGCAGTGGATCATCGGAAGCTGAGACGGAGTCTCCAAGATCCGTCGGACGTTGGGGAGCTGCTCCGGTCACGAGGAAGACCGGTAAGGAGCGAGTACATAGCCAGGTTTTGAAGATCAGGGAGGAGGATCTCTGTGTTCTCGTGGAAGACAAAGCCGCGAATGGAAGATTTGTTCAACATCCGCGTCGTCTCAGTTTTGTCCTGATCTCGAGGCCGAATCTTCCTTGTTCGCCTCTTAGTGGAAAAGTGAGATCCGTTAACGCTGTTCAGTTATGA